A stretch of the Planktothricoides raciborskii GIHE-MW2 genome encodes the following:
- a CDS encoding DUF3488 and DUF4129 domain-containing transglutaminase family protein, producing MVFGSFGQRLRQRLRQTESSTVVIEDSIWLRVLVQALVIVGIVATDVAAETQMSVWAVPAGIAAAVWSWYRRRHRNTWVKFLLAIGMLVALFAFFADLFQQQNDTRLVLAQLLIQVQVLHSFDLPRRQDLGYSMVIGLILLGVAGTLSQTLAFAPLLLVFLAIALPTLVLDYRSRLGLSLGIPLTNAPKTGKSVKTRNLLKLLSADLSPKRLGAFLLVIVSLGLGIFAVLPRFPSYQIQTFPVSSGIELDGNFQSGSIRNPGYGENGATDGSGGSDGTDRSGEVDDTFYYGFNTRINQNLRGQMKPKVVMRVRSQSPGFWRALAFDHYTGQGWEISRNEQVEELSRPGWTYRFSVFIPRRNRAKLESVVQTYVILADLPNIIPAMADPTEIYFPTPTIELDTEGSLRAPVNLADGLTYSVVSEVPYRDRTALNSASTNYPKSIPPYYLQVPPEILPEIRQFTEEILEKHRQELKANAQRAGSDPSQAANLDSVYEKTLYLAQYLKQRYAPPSNQPDLPFLLPDQDLVKAFLFDWKWGYPDHYSTVLTVMLRSIGIPARLVAGFGQGQFNPFTGYYVVRNTDAYAMTEVYFPGYGWFAFDPIPGHDLIPPSVEENQTFGVLRQFWQWVAGWLPSPVTGVLQYLFRAIATIVFTTFGWLFGLLAKGWIGFFAFLLAITGLGFLLWLSWTGWQNWRKQRFLGKLPPIVRLYQQMLDWLAVKGYRKSSVQTPFEYAQMLREHFNQEDAAAIARISTAYVSYRYGGVTANYEDLLRYFQGLKARNAQKLG from the coding sequence ATGGTTTTTGGCTCATTCGGGCAGCGTCTGCGGCAAAGGTTACGCCAGACTGAATCATCCACAGTGGTCATTGAGGACTCAATTTGGTTACGAGTGCTGGTTCAGGCTTTGGTGATTGTGGGCATCGTCGCCACAGATGTGGCGGCTGAAACTCAAATGAGTGTTTGGGCAGTTCCCGCAGGAATTGCCGCTGCGGTTTGGAGTTGGTACCGTCGTCGCCATCGCAATACTTGGGTTAAGTTTTTGCTGGCGATTGGGATGCTGGTGGCTTTGTTTGCTTTCTTTGCTGACTTGTTTCAGCAGCAAAATGATACGCGGTTGGTGCTGGCACAATTGCTGATTCAAGTGCAGGTACTTCATAGTTTTGACTTACCCCGCCGTCAGGATTTAGGCTATTCGATGGTGATTGGCTTGATTTTGCTGGGGGTGGCGGGGACTTTGAGTCAGACTTTGGCTTTTGCGCCGTTGTTGCTGGTATTTTTGGCGATCGCCCTACCGACTTTAGTATTAGATTATCGATCGCGCCTTGGTTTGTCCCTGGGTATTCCCCTGACCAACGCACCGAAAACTGGAAAATCAGTGAAAACCCGCAATCTGCTCAAGTTGTTGAGCGCTGATTTATCTCCGAAACGTTTAGGGGCTTTTTTACTGGTGATTGTCAGTTTAGGGCTGGGGATTTTTGCGGTGTTACCTCGGTTTCCTAGTTATCAAATTCAAACATTTCCAGTTTCTTCAGGAATTGAACTGGATGGCAATTTCCAAAGCGGCAGTATTAGAAATCCGGGTTATGGGGAAAATGGAGCGACGGATGGCAGTGGCGGTAGTGATGGCACCGATAGATCCGGTGAGGTAGATGATACTTTCTACTATGGATTTAATACCCGGATTAACCAAAATTTGCGGGGTCAGATGAAACCCAAAGTGGTGATGCGGGTGCGATCGCAGTCTCCGGGTTTTTGGCGGGCTTTGGCGTTCGATCACTACACGGGTCAGGGCTGGGAAATTTCCCGGAATGAGCAAGTGGAAGAACTCAGCCGACCGGGTTGGACTTATCGCTTTTCTGTCTTCATCCCCAGAAGAAACCGGGCGAAGTTGGAATCGGTGGTGCAAACTTATGTGATTTTGGCAGACCTGCCGAATATTATTCCGGCAATGGCAGATCCCACGGAGATTTATTTTCCCACCCCCACAATCGAATTAGATACAGAAGGTAGTTTGCGTGCTCCAGTAAATTTAGCCGATGGATTGACTTACTCGGTGGTTTCCGAGGTCCCCTATCGCGATCGCACCGCCTTAAATTCGGCCTCGACCAATTATCCCAAATCAATTCCACCATATTATTTGCAAGTACCGCCGGAAATTCTGCCGGAGATTCGTCAATTTACCGAAGAAATTCTGGAAAAACACCGCCAAGAACTAAAAGCTAATGCCCAAAGAGCGGGCAGTGACCCATCTCAGGCGGCTAATTTAGATTCTGTTTATGAAAAAACTCTTTATTTAGCCCAATATCTGAAGCAAAGATATGCACCTCCATCTAATCAACCAGACCTGCCGTTTTTATTGCCAGACCAAGATTTAGTCAAAGCCTTTTTATTTGATTGGAAATGGGGCTATCCCGACCACTACTCTACGGTCTTAACGGTGATGCTGCGTTCTATTGGCATTCCCGCACGATTAGTGGCTGGGTTTGGTCAAGGTCAATTTAATCCGTTTACGGGATATTACGTTGTTCGCAATACCGATGCTTATGCCATGACCGAGGTGTATTTTCCCGGTTATGGTTGGTTTGCCTTCGATCCCATTCCAGGCCATGATTTAATTCCCCCGTCGGTGGAGGAAAACCAAACTTTTGGCGTCTTGCGCCAGTTTTGGCAATGGGTGGCCGGTTGGTTGCCATCCCCGGTTACAGGGGTGTTGCAATATCTGTTTCGGGCGATCGCCACGATCGTCTTTACCACTTTTGGCTGGTTATTTGGATTACTGGCAAAAGGTTGGATCGGTTTTTTTGCCTTTTTGCTGGCCATCACTGGTTTAGGATTCTTACTGTGGCTGAGTTGGACTGGTTGGCAAAATTGGCGTAAGCAGAGATTTTTAGGGAAATTGCCCCCAATTGTCCGGTTATATCAACAAATGCTCGACTGGTTAGCGGTCAAAGGTTATCGTAAATCATCGGTTCAGACCCCGTTTGAATATGCCCAGATGCTACGAGAGCACTTTAACCAAGAGGATGCAGCAGCGATCGCTCGAATTTCTACGGCTTATGTATCTTATCGCTATGGTGGGGTTACAGCCAATTACGAGGATTTACTTCGCTATTTTCAAGGGTTGAAAGCCCGAAACGCGCAGAAACTTGGTTAA